Part of the Syntrophus gentianae genome, TGAACTGCTGCAGTCACGAAAAAACGAAGAAACCTGATTTTTCCGGATCGCGCCTGTTCTTCATCCTGTTGACCATTTTGATTGACAATTCCTCCTGACCGTCTTAAATTTATGAACAAAAAGTAATTCCTTGATAAACAACACTTCACAAAAGGAGGCTGCCATGTCAGACCGCGTCTACAAAAAAGTTGAAGTCGTCGGAACCTCGAAAAAGGGGATCAACGAAGCCATTTCCAATGCGATCGAAACTGCTGCCGAATCCATTCGCAATATCGACTGGTTCGAAGTCGTTGAAACGACAGGGCACGTCGTCAATGGCAAGGTTGATCATTTCCAGGTCACTTTAAAAATAGGCTTCAGGTTCGAAGAAGACTGACAGGACGCCCCCTTGACCGCCGGGCCTGGAAAACCCGGCGGTCAAGGGGGCGGAAGTTTGTTTCTTCCGAGTTCAAGAAAATCCGGGCCAAACCCGATCAACCAAACACCGACATATTTCACTTCCAAATTCCCGTCTTTCTTCCCTTTTTAAAAATAATCAGCCTCTGCCCTTGACAATCTCTACATGTTGTGGTTTATAACAGCCAGCATACAGGATGTAGTGTATCCTCTACTTCCTGCGCTTATTTCCCAAGGAGTTTATCTGCAATGACGAAGAAATCCTATACTCCCATCGTCCCGGAATTAACGAAAAACGCCACGACGGTTCTGGAAAGACGCTACCTGAAACGCGACAAGGAGGGTAAGGTTCTGGAGACCCCGAGCCAGATGTTTCGGCGGGTGGCGGAAACCATTGCAGAGGCTGACAGGAAATTCAGCAAGAAGAACGGGGTTGCAAAGCTGGCAGAGGAATTCTATTCGATGATGACCTCCCTTGAATTTCTGCCCAATTCTCCGACGCTGATGAATGCCGGACGTGAACTGGGACAGTTGTCAGCCTGTTTTGTCCTGCCCGTGGGCGATTCCATGGAAGAAATCTTCGACGCGGTGAAATACAC contains:
- a CDS encoding dodecin, whose amino-acid sequence is MSDRVYKKVEVVGTSKKGINEAISNAIETAAESIRNIDWFEVVETTGHVVNGKVDHFQVTLKIGFRFEED